A window of Torulaspora globosa chromosome 8, complete sequence contains these coding sequences:
- a CDS encoding aquaporin family protein, with translation MAEVENQRPKISPSEGSENGMTETEAERPGMPSGGPSKKSYRLFPYQPKQPVFRIGSESVRGHCVAAFGEFCGTFMFLWCAYVIADVANHDVFLKEFPNGSHPGQLIMIALGFGFSVMFSIWCFAVVSGGALNPAVSLSLALARAINPTRCVVHWIAQMLGGMAAGGAASAMTPGPVLFANSLGLGCSRSRGLFLEMFGTTILCFTVLMTAIESRDGSFMAALPIGISLFIAHLALTAYTGTGVNPARTFGAALAARSFPTYHWIYWIGPLLGSILAWFLWQLLNWLNYQDVVACEKRKGKEEEPSA, from the coding sequence ATGGCTGAAGTTGAAAACCAAAGGCCAAAGATTTCCCCAAGCGAGGGCTCTGAGAACGGTATGACGGAGACGGAGGCTGAAAGACCTGGTATGCCCTCTGGAGGTCCCTCCAAAAAATCATATCGTTTGTTCCCTTATCAACCAAAGCAGCCAGTTTTCCGTATTGGGTCTGAATCTGTCCGTGGTCATTGTGTTGCAGCCTTTGGCGAGTTTTGTGGGACATTCATGTTCCTGTGGTGTGCGTATGTGATTGCTGATGTTGCCAACCATGACGTATTTCTCAAGGAGTTTCCTAACGGTTCGCATCCTGGTCAGTTGATCATGATTGCGCTGGGTTTCGGGTTTTCGGTGATGTTTTCGATCTGGTGCTTTGCTGTTGTTTCCGGTGGTGCGTTGAACCCTGCTGTTTCCCTAAGTTTGGCCCTTGCTAGGGCTATCAACCCCACCAGATGTGTTGTCCACTGGATTGCGCAGATGCTGGGTGGTATGGCTGCCGGTGGTGCGGCAAGCGCCATGACTCCGGGCCCGGTCTTATTTGCCAATAGTTTGGGCCTGGGTTGCTCCAGAAGTAGAGGTCTTTTCTTGGAGATGTTCGGAACTACGATACTTTGTTTCACTGTCTTGATGACCGCCATCGAGTCCCGCGACGGTAGTTTCATGGCCGCTTTACCTATCGGTATCTctctcttcatcgctcacTTGGCTCTAACTGCTTACACCGGTACAGGTGTGAACCCTGCCAGAACTTTCGGTGCAGCCTTGGCCGCTAGAAGCTTCCCCACCTATCACTGGATTTATTGGATTGGGCCCCTATTGGGTAGCATTCTTGCCTGGTTCCTATGGCAATTGCTCAACTGGTTGAACTACCAGGATGTTGTTGCCTGTGAAAAGAGAAAGGGTAAGGAGGAGGAACCAAGTGCTTAA
- a CDS encoding ABC-F family ATP-binding cassette domain-containing protein has protein sequence MPIEQNQVDNTKEQVKELYKNGIYYRELVAGKAPEIVVENLDLSFDGKTLFTDLNFTLSCGDKVTIVGENGSGKTTFLKLLSGFEEYPYSGSIEIEGRLGFLPQHFEEVDGDDLAINLVLRSLCDYEVDHFLESGLEPFSHEWLQELSSLGGHEIFKQSSLIGLGDEILKRPFKSLSGGEKTKSLLCALSILEPDFILLDEPTNHLDKKGIEWLESFLKRYTGGVIIVTHDRSLINSVSSMISELSPHSKRFAHFRGGYKNYLEEEDKKRRRLIEQRRFQDKELKKLKSKVQQAQSKVRARIIRSGSDRDKLSYDNREQRAQKGTTGLVNLLTEKAEYLNESLVEVIPERLQLSFDFDELPAFSFLLGITVEGISKSYEKLLFSNLSFTLIKGERLVIQGPNGCGKTTLNQILLGLTEPDHGTVSISGNAVVGYLDQEQENLPLDKSPLKLLEEDNSINASKQTAIRNLRDFGIYKWHDLKSPLKELSVGCRRKAQLCQIIMRKCSILVLDEPTNHIDFPSLEVIEDALLTFPGIIIATTHDRYFTEKVATRVIDLSSYSSE, from the coding sequence ATGCCAATAGAGCAGAACCAGGTTGACAACACTAAGGAACAAGTAAAGGAACTTTACAAAAATGGAATCTATTACCGTGAACTAGTTGCTGGTAAAGCACCCGAAATTGTtgttgaaaatttggaCCTTTCTTTTGATGGAAAGACTTTATTTACCGACCTTAACTTTACGTTATCATGCGGCGATAAGGTGACAATAGTCGGAGAGAATGGGAGCGGGAAGACAACGTTTCTCAAACTCCTTTCGGGCTTCGAGGAATACCCATACTCAGGGTCTATTGAAATCGAGGGTAGACTTGGTTTTTTGCCTCAGCATTTTGAGGAAGTAGACGGCGATGATTTGGCAATTAACTTGGTTCTCAGATCATTATGTGATTATGAGGTCGACCACTTCCTGGAGTCAGGCTTAGAACCCTTCTCACACGAATGGCTCCAAGAGCTAAGCTCTCTCGGGGGCCACGAGATATTCAAGCAGTCGTCTCTCATTGGACTGGGAGATGAGATATTGAAACGTCCTTTCAAATCTCTCAGTGGCGGTGAAAAAACTAAAAGTCTTCTCTGCGCACTCAGCATCTTGGAGCCCGACTTTATTCTATTGGATGAACCAACAAATCACTTGGACAAGAAGGGGATCGAATGGTTGGAGTCCTTTTTGAAGAGATATACGGGCGGCGTTATCATTGTTACTCACGATCGTAGTCTAATCAACTCAGTGTCAAGCATGATTTCGGAGCTGTCTCCTCACTCTAAGAGGTTTGCGCATTTTAGAGGTGGATATAAAAATTACTTggaggaggaagataaAAAGCGCCGGAGATTGATTGAGCAAAGGCGTTTCCAGGATAAGgagctcaagaaactgaaatCGAAGGTTCAGCAGGCACAATCTAAAGTTAGGGCGCGAATCATCAGGTCAGGCTCCGACAGAGATAAATTGAGCTACGACAATAGGGAGCAAAGGGCTCAGAAGGGGACTACTGGTCTTGTTAACCTACTCACCGAAAAAGCTGAATATCTTAATGAGAGTTTAGTGGAAGTTATCCCCGAAAGGTTGCAACTATCCTTTGACTTTGATGAGCTCCCAGCGTTCAGTTTTCTTTTGGGGATAACCGTGGAAGGCATATCAAAGTCCTATGAGAAGCTCTTATTCAGCAACTTGTCGTTTACGCTGATCAAGGGTGAGAGACTTGTTATCCAAGGACCCAACGGTTGTGGTAAAACCACGCTGAATCAGATTCTTCTGGGTCTTACCGAACCAGACCACGGGACAGTTTCCATTAGTGGAAACGCCGTTGTCGGATACTTGGACCAGGAGCAAGAGAACCTTCCGTTGGACAAGTCACCGCTGAAATTGCTGGAGGAAGATAATTCCATTAATGCATCAAAGCAGACGGCCATTCGTAACTTGCGCGACTTTGGAATTTATAAGTGGCATGACTTGAAGAGCCCACTGAAAGAACTGAGTGTAGGATGCCGCCGTAAAGCCCAGCTTTGCCAAATAATCATGAGGAAGTGCTCTATCCTTGTTTTGGACGAGCCTACAAACCATATTGATTTCCCAAGTTTGGAAGTCATCGAAGATGCTTTGTTGACTTTTCCGGGCATTATCATCGCTACGACCCACGACAGATACTTTACAGAAAAGGTGGCTACAAGAGTTATAGACCTATCTAGCTACAGTTCTGAATAA